A genomic stretch from Telmatocola sphagniphila includes:
- a CDS encoding type II secretion system protein GspG produces the protein MAQRTRNYASFLLLVVGYSFAFFVLLASRADNQAELHSLLFYDVLIGVMLTTGCLLRVGTDKFSVIMRFSVRLMKIVLLAGLPLFALIWFQYSAANIRWRSPNQKTEFQLNDLFYHALEEYKTDCGDYPSEKEGLRALVENPQVRGWKGPYAPEEFLRDGWGQEIRYQLNLQDGKPIVWSIGADGLDGTSDDIIRPRLVKRD, from the coding sequence ATGGCCCAACGAACACGCAATTATGCCTCCTTTCTATTGCTGGTGGTCGGGTATTCGTTTGCGTTCTTCGTTCTACTGGCCTCACGTGCCGATAATCAGGCAGAACTTCATTCACTTCTCTTTTATGACGTTCTTATCGGCGTGATGCTGACTACAGGTTGTCTGTTGCGAGTCGGCACTGACAAATTCAGCGTCATAATGCGATTTTCGGTTCGGCTGATGAAAATAGTGTTACTTGCAGGTCTTCCCCTGTTCGCTTTGATTTGGTTTCAGTACTCGGCCGCTAATATTCGTTGGCGAAGTCCCAATCAGAAAACAGAGTTTCAATTGAATGACTTGTTTTATCATGCTTTGGAAGAGTATAAAACCGACTGCGGAGACTATCCCAGCGAGAAGGAAGGGTTACGCGCTTTGGTAGAGAACCCTCAGGTGCGGGGTTGGAAAGGGCCGTACGCTCCCGAGGAATTCCTAAGAGATGGCTGGGGTCAGGAGATCCGGTATCAATTGAATTTGCAGGATGGTAAACCGATAGTCTGGTCGATTGGTGCCGATGGCCTGGATGGCACCAGTGATGACATAATTCGCCCCAGACTGGTGAAGCGGGATTAA